Within the Luteimonas sp. JM171 genome, the region CACGGCGCCAGCCGGCGCGTGTCGGGCGCCCGGGATGCGCTGCTTTCCACGATGGCATGCCACGGATCGGTGCGTGCCAACCGGCGGCTGACGCTGCCGGAGATGAACGCCCTGCTGCGGCAGATGGAGGAAACCGAACGTTCCGGCCAGTGCAACCACGGACGCCCGACCTGGGCGCGCTTCAGCCTGGCCGAGATCGATCGCTGGTTCATGAGGGGACGTTGAGGATGGGAACCAAGGGGAGTCATTGGATGCTGGCCATGGCGCTGGTGGTGCTTGCACCGGCGGGATGCTCGGTGCAAGGCACCGGACAGACAGCCGAAGCCGAGGCCGCGCGCGCGGCCGCCGACGCGGCGTTTGCCGCCGAGCAGGAAGCGTGGCGCGAAGCCCGCCACGAGAGCCTGCTGGCGCCGGATGGCTGGACCGGGGTGGTGGGCCTGCACTGGATCGAGCTTGATGCCCACTACCTGGGCAGCCAGAGCGGCATGCGGGTGGCGAAGGGCCCGCCGCGGCTGGGCCTGCTGCAGCGGAGCGACGGACGCCTGTTCTTCACCCCGGAGCGGGGCGTGGAAGTCAGCGTGGGCGGCGAGCCGGTGCGACGCCGGATCGAGCTTCACGACGACCGCAGCGGCGCGCCGACGCCGGTGGATTTCGACGATGGCCAGGGCCAGCTCTCCATCATCCGCCGCGGTGGCCGGCAGGCGGTGCGCGTGCGCCACCTGGAGGCCGACACCCGCACGCATTTCACAGGCATCGAGTATTGGCCGGTGGACGCCGGATGGCGGATCGAAGGCCGGTTCCGCGCCCATCCGCCCGGGCGCACGATGGAGATTCCGCTGATCGTGGGCGGGAGCGAAGCCATCGCCAATCCCGGCGTGGTGGAGTTTGAGCGCGATGGCCTCGTGCACCGGCTCGAAGCGCTGGACGATGGCAGCGGCGGCCTGCTGCTGATCCTGGCCGACCGCACCTCGGGGCAGGGCAGCTATGGCGCCGGCCGTTACCTCGACGCGGCCGCACCCGATGCCCAAGGCCGCGTGGTGCTCGATTTCAACCGCGCATACAATCCGCCGTGCGCGTTCACCAACCACGCCACCTGCCCGCTGCCGCCGCCGGGGAATCGCCTCGACCTGGCCATTACCGCCGGTGAGAAGGCACATGCGCCGCCTGCGGGCTGACCAAACTCATGAGGGAGAATTGCAGATGCTGAAAGCACGCCTGACCGGACGCCGCGTCGTCCCCTTCCTGCTGGCCCTGTCGGCATTTGCCTTTGGCGGTGCGGCAATCGCCGAACAGCCGCAGCAGGTGGAGGCCGAGGCATCGGCGGAGGTTGAACCGCCAGTGCCATTGCTGTGGAAGGCAACCGCCGGCGATCGCTCGCTGTACCTGCTGGGCTCGTTCCACCTGCTCAAGCAGGGCGACTATCCGCTGTCGGCGGACGTTGACGCGGCGTTCGAAGATGCCGCCGCGGTGGTATTCGAGATCCCGCCCAAGGAGCTGCAGTCGCCCGACCTGGGGGTGAAGATGGGCCAGGCCGCGATGCGCACCGACGGCACGCCGCTCGACAGCGTGCTGCCGGAAGAGACTGCCGCCGCGCTGGCGGCATGGGCGGAGGAGAACGCGGCTTCGCTCCAGCAGATGCAGCTGTCGCCGCAGGTGCTGCAGATGTTCCAGCCGTGGTTCGTCTCGCTGATGGTCACCATGACCGAGATGGGCAAGTACGGGCTCGATCCGGAACTGGGGCTGGACAACCACATGGCGAACCGTGCGGCCGAGGCGGGCAAGC harbors:
- a CDS encoding TraB/GumN family protein is translated as MLKARLTGRRVVPFLLALSAFAFGGAAIAEQPQQVEAEASAEVEPPVPLLWKATAGDRSLYLLGSFHLLKQGDYPLSADVDAAFEDAAAVVFEIPPKELQSPDLGVKMGQAAMRTDGTPLDSVLPEETAAALAAWAEENAASLQQMQLSPQVLQMFQPWFVSLMVTMTEMGKYGLDPELGLDNHMANRAAEAGKPTSGLETADQQIALFTGMSPEEQVQFLQSALEATGEEGKLEIARLHEAWRNGDVRVIWDEMGVEMRDEFPAVYQRINVDRNDAWVPQLERMLDGEGSGNTLVVVGALHLVGEDGVVEKLEGRGYEVERICSACVEE
- a CDS encoding DUF1684 domain-containing protein: MGTKGSHWMLAMALVVLAPAGCSVQGTGQTAEAEAARAAADAAFAAEQEAWREARHESLLAPDGWTGVVGLHWIELDAHYLGSQSGMRVAKGPPRLGLLQRSDGRLFFTPERGVEVSVGGEPVRRRIELHDDRSGAPTPVDFDDGQGQLSIIRRGGRQAVRVRHLEADTRTHFTGIEYWPVDAGWRIEGRFRAHPPGRTMEIPLIVGGSEAIANPGVVEFERDGLVHRLEALDDGSGGLLLILADRTSGQGSYGAGRYLDAAAPDAQGRVVLDFNRAYNPPCAFTNHATCPLPPPGNRLDLAITAGEKAHAPPAG